The Bacillota bacterium DNA window GGCGATGTAGGTTCTTTCAGTCTCCAGTCCACAAAAATACTTAATTGTGGTGAAGGAGGTGTCCTAACTACGAATAACAGTTATATGAAGGATTTACTACAATCCTTGAAAAACTGTGGAAGACGTGAAAGCGAAGGAGCACCTACTATGCAAAGCGGGAACTATAGGATGACGGAATTCCAGGCTGCTTTATTGCTAGTCCAGCTTTCAAGACTTGATGAGCAAAACGCTATAAGGGATGATAACGCAAAATATCTTGAAAAGCGCATTTCTCAAATCCCAGGGATAAAACCCATGTATAGGAATCCTGCCATTAATATACAGGCGTATTATAATTGGACTTTCAGATATTATGCTGAAGAGTGGGATAATATTCCAAGAGAAAGGTTTTTTGCTGCTTTAAGTGCGGAACTAGAGGGAGCAGTAACTCCAGGAACTACATACGAACCTTTAAATGATTCTCCATTATATCGTCCATTTTCAAAGAAAACTCATAAACTTGATGAAGAATATTTCAAAGCTATAAATCCACAACGATTTGAACTTCCCGAATGCAAAAAGGCATATAGCAAAGAAGCTGTAAACTTTTTTCATACACTTTTATTAATGAAGAGAGAAGATTGTGCCAAATTTGCTGATGCAATCGAAAAAATATGGGATAATAGGGATGAACTTAAAGGATGATGATTATTTGCAGAGCTTTAGGCAACCAAAGGAGGTGTTTTTTTTGCGTTTTATTGATGTAAATTGTATGATCGGAGAATGGGGATTTGGTAACCTTTACTTCAAAACTGCCGAACAACTTATAGATAAAATGGATATGTTGGGTATTGATAAAGCGCTTGTATTTGATTCAAAATCGTGGTTATGCGATATAGAAACAGGGAATAAGGCAATTGTACAGTCAGTTAAACATTACGACAGGCTGCTTCCGGTTATTACATTAACACCACTTATTGAGCAGGAGTTCGGTAGCAAGGGTAAACTGCTTGATTTTATGAAAAAAAATAACATAAAAGCAGTACGCTTATTTCCTTTTGATCAAAACTACACTTTATATTTATGGAATGTCAAAAAACTATTCCAAATGTTAAATGAAATCAAGATACCTGTATTAATAGAATGTAGAGAAATGAGAGGCACAATTAATCCTTGGTTTAACCAAATATACGAAATTGCAAAAGAATTTCCAAATGTGCCTATTATTCTTCTTACAATAGGATATAGAAGTTTGAGAATTCTATATGAGCTATTTGAGGAATGCATGAATATTTTTATAGATACCAGCACGTTTATAACATATCATGGTTTAGAAGAGGTAGTAAAACTTTATGGTTCAGAAAGAATTCTGTTTGGGACACGGATGCCTTTTATTGAAGGAGGAGTATCTGTAGGCCGAATAATTTATGCTGATATCAGTCAGGAGGATAAAGACAACATAGCACAAAGAAATATAATCAGGTTGATGGAAAATTGTACCCTTAATAACATAACAACTGAGGGGGAAGTGTAACATGAATAGGAATATTTTAAAAAGAGCCTTAACTGGAGAAAAATTTAGAAATATTTTTATCGCTGACTGTCACTGCCATATGGGTACATGGTATGACTTTTATTTCCCAAAAGCTGGTATCGATGAAATGATTATTGATGCTGATAATATGTGTATCGATGAAATATATATATCACCTCATGCTGCAATGTCCTGTGATTATAAACTTGGAAATATACAGATTAAAGAAGCAATAGGTAAATATCCCGAAAAGGTTTATGGATACCTTACCCTCAATCCCAACAATCCGGAAGAAATTGATGACCAGTTTGAAAAATATTATAAAATAAAGAATTTTGTAGGAGTTAAGCTACATCCTGGGTTGCACAATTATCCAATAACAGGAGAAAACTATATTGCTGTATTTGATAAATTAAAAGAGCTTGGAGGCTTTGTACTTACACATTCATGGGATGATGACAGAAACTGTAGTATAGATATGTGTGAACAGATTGTTAAAGCTTATCCTGAAGTGGCATTAATTCTTGGGCATGCTGGGGGGGTTTATAGCGGAGTTAAAAAGTCTATTAAACTAGTTAATACATATGAGAATGTATATATGGATACTTCGGGATTTGAATACTCGAATATATGGATTGAGGATATTGTAAAAAATACAAATCATGAGAAAATAGTATATGGTTCCGACTTTCCGTTCCATGATATGAGAGGAGGCTTGTCCAGAATACTTTTTGCCGATATTGATGATAAGGTAAAAGTTGATATCCTGGGAAAAAATTTTAAGGTATTGATAAGTAAATACCCTAAAAAAGTGTAGGTAATTAACAGTATATATTCTTTAATTCTTTTAGAATCCCTTTTGATTCTAAAAACTTTAAAAATGCACCTATAAATGGCCATTTAGTTTCTAATGCCACATCAATTTTCTTTTCCTTCAATGCTTTCTCCACTTTTTTTCTGTTTTCTACCACGTTTCAAGACTCATTTTCTTATAGCAACTTTTAAGTTTGAAATCTTAAAATATCTATTGGCAAAAAAAGTTTGTAAAATAGTTTCAAAAAAATATAAAAAAATATTGACAATAATTTTCAAACATCATATAATAGTAATAAGAAAGGAGATGATTAATATTTTATAAATATTCAAGCTATTCTGTATAGTATTTTAAGAGGTTTAAAATCAGATTCTGCAATTCTAGAAAGAATTATTAATAGACTAAATGATGAGGTATACATATGCGGATCATTGTTAGTAATAAAAATATTGAAATGTCATTTGATGAATATACAGGTGAAATACGGGAGCTTACATATTTAGAGACAGGAGAAAATGTACTCAAGAATTATATTTGGGAACGCAGAACTCCATTTGTTCTTTCAGTATGTCGATCAAATGGGGAAAAGAGATCAATTACTGTTCCTCAATATAATGATATTGCTGAAGATGAGCTTCTTAAACCTAGTTTTGATATGATAGAAGATGAAAATGGAACAAAAGTACTGAAAATTAATTATAAATATTTGAGAGATGAAAGCAACAGGGTAAATATCAGTGTAGAAACAAATGTATCTCTCGCTTCTAATGAGTATGAAAGTTTATGGACAATTGAGATTCTGAACAACGAACCAGGTTATATAATAGAAGATGTATGGTTTCCATTTATTTCTGGAGTTTATTTAGGTGATACATGGGAAGATGATACACTGATTTTCCCATCATGGAGCGCCATCAAGGTGCCAAATCCAACAGCTGCATTATCTTTACCTCCTGTTCATATAGGGTGGAGGTGGCATGATTATAACTATGAATATAGAATGGAAATGAGTGTTCCAACTACAAGAAAAAGTGATGGTTCATATTGCTTACAAACATTTCATAGTGGAAGTGCCTCCATGAATTGGATGTCATATTATGGTAATGAGTTTGGTATGTATATGGCATCGTACCAGGATGACTTCAAAGTTACTACTTTGAGTGCTGAAACTTTCGGTAATCAACGACCGGGTATGGGATTCAGTTTTGCGGTACATCCATATATAGAAAGCGGTAATAGGTGGAAGTCTAAAACATATGGAATCGCTCTTCACCCTGGTGACTGGCATTGGGGTGCAGATAAATATCGTGAGTGGAGAAATAGTGTATTCAACGGTATTAAGCACAAGGCACCGGATTGGTTTGACAAAAGTGCAGGACTTATTGCACATTATGACTTTAAGTATCAACATCAGTTTATGAAACCGGTACATAAGTATTCGGATATAAGCAGATTATATGATGAAGCTCAGAAATTAAGCATAAATCATCTTCTAATTAGTGGTTGGCATAAGGATGGATTTGATAAAGGGTTTCCGATGTATCGTTATGAGCCTGAACTTGGTACTGAGAAGGAATTTTCAGAGCAGGTAAGAAGTATTATCAATAAAGGAGGGCATGTATCTTTTTACGTTAATTCAAGACTATTTAACAGAAAATATATTAAAGATCTGCCTGATGTGTGGGAAAATGGTTTAGCAATAAAAAAAGATAATGAAGCACATAATGAAAATTACGGTAGTGAAAAATTCTCTGTTATGTGTTCATCAGCAAGGGTATGGCAGGAACACCTTATGAATACAGTTAAATATCTTATTGAAGAAATTGGTGGTGATGGTGTATATTTGGATCAACTTAATTGTGCTAGTCCTGTGATGTGTTTTGATAAAAACCATGGACATGAACATGATGATTGGAATAAGGGTTATAATAAGCTGCTTGATGATATTAATGCATATTTTTATGAGAATAATGAAAATTCACTTAGCATAATATGTGAAGGCGCTTCAGATATACATGGTTGTAAAATGAGTGGTCAGTTGATATCAACATTTTTTAGTGATATGTATGGGGCGTTTCCTGAAGCATATAGATACACATTTCCTGAAGAAACACTAGTTGATATGATATATCCATCTCGAGGAAGGCAGATTATGAGACCTGTACATGTATCACAAAATGCGTATAATATATTAGACAGAGCATTTTTAACGGGGTGTTATTTCTGGATATATGATCTTGAAGAAGAGAATACTTTTAAATCAGACCCTGCAATGATGGAATATCTTAAAGATGTTATAAAATTAAGAAAATTTTGGCTGGAAACGTTTGGCAAAGGCATTTACCGTGATGATAGAGGAATTATTAGTAGTACTGAAAATATAACTGCTAAAACATATGTACTTAATAACAATGACTTACTAATTGCAGTTTTAAATAAAAACGAAGATGAAGTGTGTGAGTTAGTATTAGATACAAATGGGAGAAAGATAAGTATATGTTCAATTTATCAGCTTGGAGGTACTACTGCGAAACTTTCACCTGAATTTGAAAATGAATATACCGTAATCAAGACCAAAACAAAACGTCTTGCGTTAATTCATCTTGCTTTTTAAAAACATTCGATGGGGTGTTTCTTATGATAAGAAAACTGACAGAAACTGATATTAAGAAATATGTTTTCCGAAAAGCAAAGCTTATTACTAGGAATTATCAGCTATACTTGATTTTTTTGCCAGTATTGCTTTATTACATAATATTTCATTATGCACCAATGTATGGAATACAGATTGCATTTAAAAGGTTCTCAGGTGCGTTAGGTATATGGGGAAGTAAATGGGTTGGGTTTGATAATTTTATTAGATTCTTTAACAGTAATTATTGTTACCAGATTATATGGAATACGTTCAGTTTGAGTTTATACTCAATGGCTGTTTGCTTTCCAGTTCCAATAATATTAGCGCTTATGCTTAATGAGGTAAAAAATAGTAAGTTTAAAAAAACTGTACAGACTGTAACCTACGCACCTCATTTTATTTCAACTGTTGTAATGGCTGGGATGATAATCCTGTTTTTGTCACCACAAAGTGGAATAATTAATAAAGTTATTGAGTTTATGGGAAAAGAACCAATAAATTTTATGTATGAAGCTAAATATTTTAAAACAATTTATGTATTTTCCGGTTTATGGCAGAATGCAGGGTGGTCATCAATTATATATCTTTCTGCGCTCTCTACTATAGACCCTCAGCAACATGAAGCAGCAATTATTGACGGGGCTAAGCGATTACAGAGGATCTGGCATATTAACTTACCTGGAATTCTCCCCACTATAACAATTATGTTGATTCTTTCATTCGGTGGGTTAATGAATGTAGGGTTTGAGAAAGTATTTCTTCTTACTAATTCTTTAAACAGGTCATCTGCTGATGTAATATCCACGTTTGTTTACAGGGTGGGATTAATTAACCATGACTTTTCATTTTCTACGGCTGTTGGATTATTTAATTCTGTAGTTAACCTTGTATTACTACTAATAGTCAACAGCATAACAGGAAGATTGAATCAAACTACATTATTTTAGAATACTTTTAAATATTTATGTTACTTAATAAGTAACTAAATGTTTTTTATCATAAATAGATTTGGAGGCAACGCAGAATGAAAAAATTGGTAAATGCGGATGATGTCATTTTTGATATAGTTAATTATACAATGCTTACAATTGTTTTGTTTATGATAATTTACCCGCTTTACTTTATTGTGATAGCATCAATAAGTTCACCATTGGATGTATTAAGTGGTAATGTAGTACTTTATCCTAAAAATACTACATTTGAAGCTTACAGACTTATATTTAAAGACAAAGATATATTAAGTGGTTATAAAAACACTCTATTTTATACTGTGTTAGGAACTTTTATTAATGTTATGATGACAATATTTGGAGCGTATCCGTTATCCAGAAAAGATTGGGTAGGCAGAAAATTCTTCACCCTGTTATTAACCTTCACAATGTTTTTCAGTGGCGGATTGATTCCTACATATATCTTGATCTCCAAATTAAAAATGATTGACACAATCTGGGCAATGTTAATCCCTGGTGCTGTTAGTTTTTGGAATATAATTATTGTTCGAACATATTTTACTTCAAGTATTCCTGATAGTCTTACAGAGGCTGCGTTTGTTGATGGCTGTACAAATCTGAAGCTGCTATTCAGGATTATTATACCTTTATCGAGACCTGTTATTGCCGTTATGGTTTTATTTTATGGTGTTGCACATTGGAATAGTTTTTTTTCTGCATTAATATACCTGAACAATAGAAAGCTGTTTCCGTTGCAGCTAATTTTAAGGGAGATCCTGATACAAAACAAATTTTCTGAAGAGATGTTAGTGGATGAAGAATCAATTTTAAAAAGGCAACTTATGGCCGAAAGCTTAAAGTATGGTCTTATTGTTGTAGCATCTGCTCCGGTTATAGCTATTTATCCTTTAATACAAAAACACTTTGTTAAAGGGATTATGGTTGGATCTATAAAAGGTTAATCTTATTGAACTTAACACAATTTTTACCGGATGATGATTGAATTATGATATATCAAAATCAGCCGGTAAAAATGTGATAAGAATATTAATATTAAATGAGGAGGAAGATGTTATGAATGGAAAAGTTTTAAAAATTTTTGTGTTATTATTAAGTATAATGATAACACTATCCCTTTTTGGGTGTA harbors:
- a CDS encoding DegT/DnrJ/EryC1/StrS family aminotransferase produces the protein MSKLAILGGKPIGKINIPRWPFFTQEDVNAVAKAVSSGIWGFRGPYEKEFESAFASFCKTAFSIAVTNGTHSLRLALEALNIGPGDEVLVPGLTWQATAAAVLDVNAIPVLVDIDPETYTIDINKAEQAITSRTKCIIPVHLYGRMADMDGIMKLASKYKLFVIEDCAHQHGAEWNGKRAGSIGDVGSFSLQSTKILNCGEGGVLTTNNSYMKDLLQSLKNCGRRESEGAPTMQSGNYRMTEFQAALLLVQLSRLDEQNAIRDDNAKYLEKRISQIPGIKPMYRNPAINIQAYYNWTFRYYAEEWDNIPRERFFAALSAELEGAVTPGTTYEPLNDSPLYRPFSKKTHKLDEEYFKAINPQRFELPECKKAYSKEAVNFFHTLLLMKREDCAKFADAIEKIWDNRDELKG
- a CDS encoding amidohydrolase family protein is translated as MRFIDVNCMIGEWGFGNLYFKTAEQLIDKMDMLGIDKALVFDSKSWLCDIETGNKAIVQSVKHYDRLLPVITLTPLIEQEFGSKGKLLDFMKKNNIKAVRLFPFDQNYTLYLWNVKKLFQMLNEIKIPVLIECREMRGTINPWFNQIYEIAKEFPNVPIILLTIGYRSLRILYELFEECMNIFIDTSTFITYHGLEEVVKLYGSERILFGTRMPFIEGGVSVGRIIYADISQEDKDNIAQRNIIRLMENCTLNNITTEGEV
- a CDS encoding amidohydrolase family protein translates to MNRNILKRALTGEKFRNIFIADCHCHMGTWYDFYFPKAGIDEMIIDADNMCIDEIYISPHAAMSCDYKLGNIQIKEAIGKYPEKVYGYLTLNPNNPEEIDDQFEKYYKIKNFVGVKLHPGLHNYPITGENYIAVFDKLKELGGFVLTHSWDDDRNCSIDMCEQIVKAYPEVALILGHAGGVYSGVKKSIKLVNTYENVYMDTSGFEYSNIWIEDIVKNTNHEKIVYGSDFPFHDMRGGLSRILFADIDDKVKVDILGKNFKVLISKYPKKV
- a CDS encoding sugar ABC transporter permease; amino-acid sequence: MIRKLTETDIKKYVFRKAKLITRNYQLYLIFLPVLLYYIIFHYAPMYGIQIAFKRFSGALGIWGSKWVGFDNFIRFFNSNYCYQIIWNTFSLSLYSMAVCFPVPIILALMLNEVKNSKFKKTVQTVTYAPHFISTVVMAGMIILFLSPQSGIINKVIEFMGKEPINFMYEAKYFKTIYVFSGLWQNAGWSSIIYLSALSTIDPQQHEAAIIDGAKRLQRIWHINLPGILPTITIMLILSFGGLMNVGFEKVFLLTNSLNRSSADVISTFVYRVGLINHDFSFSTAVGLFNSVVNLVLLLIVNSITGRLNQTTLF
- a CDS encoding carbohydrate ABC transporter permease, producing MKKLVNADDVIFDIVNYTMLTIVLFMIIYPLYFIVIASISSPLDVLSGNVVLYPKNTTFEAYRLIFKDKDILSGYKNTLFYTVLGTFINVMMTIFGAYPLSRKDWVGRKFFTLLLTFTMFFSGGLIPTYILISKLKMIDTIWAMLIPGAVSFWNIIIVRTYFTSSIPDSLTEAAFVDGCTNLKLLFRIIIPLSRPVIAVMVLFYGVAHWNSFFSALIYLNNRKLFPLQLILREILIQNKFSEEMLVDEESILKRQLMAESLKYGLIVVASAPVIAIYPLIQKHFVKGIMVGSIKG